A genome region from Hevea brasiliensis isolate MT/VB/25A 57/8 chromosome 9, ASM3005281v1, whole genome shotgun sequence includes the following:
- the LOC110664079 gene encoding uncharacterized protein LOC110664079 — translation MGFKRPFDSEEFQELPCKQARQVDYSNKLTQFANLYKTTSQGLDGTDDYEGSIVKSQQHDTFENNGVTADPSFAKDVEVSAPLPLVTSSSGDEDVGYRVAAEDVGYRVAAYSSHSPEHSEFGFPQRFVPFENAYSSYLDRSPRRQVPLGPDHQASIPMWGGHEKKYPLEQVDSVDPNNFSSLSGSDLIYDDNEEKLMGACIIPMPDIESSADNSNEAGRGRTDCSCLDEGSIRCVRQHIMEAQQKLRKSLGHEKLMNLGLYDIGEEVTHKWSEDEQRLFHAVVFSNPASLGQNFWNYLSQVFPYRSTKEIVSYYFNVFMLRRRAAQNRSNLLEIDSDDDELHEINRGPFEVRVSDEDDGSDIESLDQYGYADHGEDTLVEDDDDDEDDDEDDDEDDDDDDDDDGDGDGDGNLGDVSGDATGEDSGVDYVSEAHDLNSFDGSRLDAVVKHVDNNAGSSGEDFTVQDDSCMSFEFQADKFESCDPVDTGVALQLSGVKGDDRECLPSNGDEYSVVADQLYLTDHCDAKPWDAHYTVPMKGVDLLPTCNIIEEIFGDGTSNE, via the exons ATGGGATTTAAAAGGCCCTTTGATAGTGAGGAGTTTCAGGAGCTTCCTTGTAAGCAGGCTAGACAGGTGGACTACAGCAATAAGTTAACCCAATTTGCAAATTTGTATAAAACCACGTCTCAGGGACTTGATGGTACAG ATGATTATGAGGGAAGCATTGTAAAATCTCAACAGCATGACACATTTGAAAACAATGGTGTCACTGCAGATCCAAGTTTTGCCAAAGATGTTGAGGTCAGTGCTCCTTTGCCATTGGTCACAAGCAGTTCTGGTGATGAAGATGTTGGGTACAGGGTAGCGGCTGAAGATGTTGGGTACAGGGTAGCAGCTTACTCTTCTCATTCCCCAGAACATTCTGAATTTGGTTTTCCCCAGAGATTTGTTCCTTTTGAGAATGCGTACTCCTCGTACTTGGATCGTTCTCCTAGAAGACAAGTTCCTCTTGGACCAGATCATCAAGCCAGCATTCCAATGTGGGGCGGGCATGAGAAGAAGTACCCATTAGAACAAGTAGACTCGGTTGATCCAAATAACTTCTCTTCTCTTTCTGGATCAGACTTGATTTATGATGATAATGAAGAGAAGCTGATGGGCGCATGCATTATTCCGATGCCAGATATAGAGTCCTCTGCAGACAACAGTAATGAGGCTGGACGTGGCAGAACAGATTGCAGTTGCCTGGATGAAGGCTCTATTAGATGTGTACGACAGCACATAATGGAAGCTCAACAAAAACTCAGAAAATCCCTTggacatgaaaaattaatgaatttggGACTTTATGACATTGGAGAGGAGGTGACACATAAATGGAGCGAGGATGAGCAACGGTTGTTTCATGCAGTTGTGTTTTCAAATCCTGCATCCTTGGGCCAGAACTTTTGGAACTACTTATCACAAGTTTTCCCTTATCGATCCACAAAGGAAATTGTCAGCTATTACTTTAATGTCTTCATGCTTCGGAGGCGGGCTGCTCAGAACAGGTCCAACTTGCTCGAGATTGATAGCGATGATGATGAACTGCATGAAATAAATAGGGGACCCTTCGAAGTTCGAGTTTCAGATGAAGATGATGGGTCTGACATTGAGTCTCTTGATCAGTATGGTTATGCAGATCATGGAGAGGATACTCTTGTTGAAgacgatgatgatgatgaagatgatgatgaagatgatgATGAGGATGACGACGACGACGACGATGATGACGGTGATGGTGATGGTGATGGAAATCTGGGAGATGTTAGTGGAGATGCCACTGGAGAAGATTCCGGGGTAGATTATGTTTCAGAAGCTCATGATCTGAATTCATTCGATGGTAGCAGGCTTGATGCTGTTGTTAAGCATGTTGACAATAATGCAGGAAGCAGTGGGGAAGATTTCACTGTTCAAGACGACTCATGCATGTCGTTTGAGTTCCAAGCTGATAAGTTTGAATCTTGTGATCCCGTAGATACTGGTGTTGCTTTGCAATTGAGTGGGGTTAAGGGTGATGACAGGGAATGCTTGCCTAGTAACGGGGATGAATACAGTGTTGTTGCGGATCAGCTGTACTTAACGGATCATTGTGATGCTAAGCCTTGGGATGCCCATTACACAGTTCCAATGAAAGGTGTTGATCTTCTTCCTACATGTAACATCATAGAAGAAATTTTTGGGGATGGAACTTCCAATGAGTAG